The DNA region GTTTTCCTATCCTGATATATTTGtgcgttttgttttattatgttaaTTGATGTATAAACTGTTATGTCCTGTGCCTACTCATGTAAATACATTGTGTATCTAAATCGTGCAaaatcttttttaaatttttctttcaaGGAGAATAAAAGTCCGAATAATTTAATGTCTCTATTAACCACCATTTACAACCTAAGCATGTGCAAAATAGCTGATTGTCTTTTAATTTTAATGTACATTTCAACAATGATCTGATTCGCTTATAGTATCATGTACAGGTCAGCTTTTAACATCTgtttttaaaaacattataagaGCACTTTTAAGATCTAtgtcttttcatatatttgtggTTCTCTAAATTACAGTTCTAAACAGTCTACCTTTTTGTTATACAACCTCGTTTTCTCAAATTACTGCAACTAACATTCTTTACATACAATTGCTTTTTGTACAGAAATGCTACTTAAAAATGgtaaggaaacaaggaaaagtaTTAAGCTGTTGtactaaaaaaaatatccaacttTAGTCATCGGATGACAATCCAAGTCAACATAACTTAATATGACAGTAACAAGTGAACTGTATACATCAGGATTGTTTTTATTTCGTCATATACAAGACAAAGGAAGACCTTACGACAAATACTTTGATAGGTAaatgtttctctgtttatttgctATATAATCAATCATACATTCAATTATGGCggaaataaaaatatcatatatacacatttctttaaaAATTCCTACAAGTAAAGTAACAGGGACAAATACTCTAAGATGGAAGTGTGAAGTAGAatgcagaagggggggggaaactgCATCTTGGGGGAAAGTATGAGAGCACATATTTTCGCTTTGTATTTTCGATCCAAAATGACACTATTCACACACAAGATTTACAGGAAGCGAGCAaagaaggggagggcgagagccaggagaggggcgagggagagggaaggagcgccGTTGCAGAGATCCTCGTCGCACTGGCACACGTCAACGATGTAGTCGTCGGAACGCTTCTGGTAACACTCGCGGCCCTCTCGCCTCTCGTAGCCACAGTCACGGAGGATGCGGATCTCGTTATTCTGGTAGACTGGAAGATAAAGACGAAAGGTTAACGCTTATTTCGAGgtgctttttcttatttttcttaggcTTCGGGGACTGTAATGGCTTCAAAGAAGATGACGATAGATAAGGTGGAATTGCTGTGGGAAATTAATGCTTATAATGAACTAAGGGGTATGCATGGAAGGAGGGGCATCTTCAGTATGATCACAATGCATGGGAAACCTGATCAAAAGGGAGATCTTTCAATAGTCAACAAATCAGGGGTCAAGATGCAATACGGGGCGTCATGCCAACTTATAGTCACGGCTAATAAATGTAGTCATTCAAattgaatattaataaaataacatcaaAGAAAGGGGTCAATCAGCACAAAATATTACatgtaaagaaatgaataaatagataaatacagatgtatgcatatgcatatttacatatgtgtttatatatatatatatatatatatatatatatatatataatcatacatccaaaagaaaagtaagaaagcaaAGTTGTCAAGCAAATATTTCAACATTTGCATCGGCAAGGGCTTGTGGGTTTTCCCAATTCAGTATCAAATCAATATTCATTCtgtagttgatttttttttttttttttttttttttttgatgaaggggggggggggtgagaatggaAGGATTCACAGCATTCGAATAGTATAAAAACATCCATACAGCATTCCTGGTCCTTTTATTCCAAACTCTTTAATACTTATCTCCTTGGCGATTGAAACTCACCAACTTcaactgaaaaaataaaatggtaactGTCAAAAAAAGGAAGTATGGCTAGCATATTATGGGACCTCTCTACTGTGCCTGAAACTTCTCAAAACTTCAATATCAGATTTTACACAAGGtttttaaatgtataaatttaaTTGGCTTAACCGTTGTTCATTCCGTTCATCTTGGGAGAGTGTATGAGAGCACAGATTTCGCTTTGTATTTGCGATCCAAATGAaattgtaccttttttttttaattgaaaagcaataacaaaatacTGACACTGTAGAGAGGTTATCCGGCAAGGAATGGCGGGGTGCTGTCATGCATATTCATGATTTTATCTAAATCTATAAAACTAACTGATCAGTAAATGAGGATTCTACTAACAAAGACCAGATCCGTTTTGCGTCTTTcgctaaaataaaatatattaacacctatcaaaattactattagcATGCGAAAAAAATCTATGAACAATAATTAACATTAATTAGCAACATTTTACAGTTCTGTACTAAGACAATCATATTCAGTCTTTGTAACTAATAATGAAGTATTTCTGTTACTAAATCACAGAGCTTGACCAACCAAATCTGAgctaataaacagtaataatgagtatacattttaataaaatattcaacaaaaagaaacaaaattgtgTGCgtctttatgtatacacacgtgtatcaGGATGTCTAAATTCTAATGGAAACAGAAAGGTCTTTGTGTCTAGCCAATGGAAGCAAAGTATTTGTCGCGTGGAAAGAACAATCTTACATCTCAGATCCAGTTATACATCTTTGTTTTGACGTTTCAAAATTCCGAATTATCAGCAAAATAATTACTGGAGACATTTAACATGCTGCGATGTAATTTGCGCGTTTTGTACTTTTAGCGATACTAAATGGTTTACTTTTTGGCATGCACACTACACTGGCTTTTATTTGTGATGGCCTGAATCGAATTGTACAATTTAGTTAGTCGTCAGTGCTTTAGAGCTAAGATCATCTATCCCTCGGAAATAATTATACTGATGTTAGATACTAGTTCTAAAATCCGTAATATACTCCTATTTTGTTAGTTTTTAGTTTGTGTCTATACAAGTTTATGCCAGAAAAAAACACTATATGCACAAGTAATTCCTTGTGTATAGTATTCTTtccgtcatatttttttttacttgttttgtcaTTCGCCAGAGTATTTGTTTCGTCGTTCTATTTGCTACGTAAACCGCTAGACTCACTGTCCATCCTCATCTTGCGGCAGAAGGGCGTCTGGTTTTCCTTCTCCTCGCAGGTCTTGATGAAGGCGTTCTGGAGGGCCGTGGAGTTGACCTGGAACTCGTCAGCGCACGCCTGGTCTTCGTGCGAGTTGCACACGAAGCACTCCAGCGCCACGGCTGCAACACAAGAAGGCGGTGTTAACGACTGTAACTGTTATTGCTTCTACTACTGgtagttgtaataatataataagtgataataataattataataaaggtagcagtagtagcagtagtgataaaaataacgtgataacaacaacgacaataataatgactaacaaACTCTCTCTATTTAGAAGAGAATAAGTATGTTTCttttgacaaaaaagaaaaacaaaaatcatattctTTCCAACCCAAAAAATCTGACTGCAGGTGAAGGGTGAATATTTACAGGTTTGTGATCGGgattttcacatttcttttttcttgatactgaagggaaaaaatcacaaccaaaaagaaataaataaaatctccCTCCAGTGTTACCACCACTTCGGCACAGGAGGTAAAATGCGCTGATATAGTCCGG from Penaeus chinensis breed Huanghai No. 1 chromosome 31, ASM1920278v2, whole genome shotgun sequence includes:
- the LOC125041697 gene encoding uncharacterized protein LOC125041697 isoform X1, with the translated sequence MMKTVVALLAIIGTAVALECFVCNSHEDQACADEFQVNSTALQNAFIKTCEEKENQTPFCRKMRMDIEVVYQNNEIRILRDCGYERREGRECYQKRSDDYIVDVCQCDEDLCNGAPSLSLAPLLALALPFFARFL
- the LOC125041697 gene encoding uncharacterized protein LOC125041697 isoform X2, which produces MMKTVVALLAIIGTAVALECFVCNSHEDQACADEFQVNSTALQNAFIKTCEEKENQTPFCRKMRMDIYQNNEIRILRDCGYERREGRECYQKRSDDYIVDVCQCDEDLCNGAPSLSLAPLLALALPFFARFL